Proteins encoded together in one Streptomyces sp. TLI_171 window:
- a CDS encoding PP2C family protein-serine/threonine phosphatase: protein MSATGWIRDVLHGPTPGPVPNSVTGTWPRTSHALPLIGMALIVSLDLLTNSQVTVEPALTAVPALAAVVSRRTWYPLLVGALAELCAFGMAWYNDVLGQSVHTATVAAIVLIAGIGHLSATLRLRQELALAEAQLVAEIARRVLLRSVPERVGPVRAAVRYAAAAAHASIGGDLYEVVNTRHGVRAVMGDVRGKGLAAVETAAAVLGAFREAAHQEAALDKVAGWLAVSLDRALHENEHPGVDEEFVTLVLIGVRPDGVLEIANCGHPAPVLLRGEDAPLLLAADETVPPLGVLDPADVRPPLQLVQAEPGDRILLYTDGVIEARDHRGAFYPLTDRLPLLADGGPVDVLHRLHDDVVRHVGHKLGDDAAMLMLHFDPVVLPAQVLPGRALPGPEERSSQGPGERRGFVA, encoded by the coding sequence TTGAGCGCGACCGGATGGATCAGGGACGTCCTCCACGGCCCCACCCCAGGGCCGGTACCGAACTCCGTCACCGGCACCTGGCCGAGAACCTCGCACGCCCTGCCGCTGATCGGCATGGCGCTGATCGTCTCCCTCGACCTGCTGACCAACAGCCAGGTCACCGTCGAACCCGCCCTGACCGCCGTCCCGGCCCTCGCCGCCGTCGTCTCCCGCCGCACCTGGTACCCCCTGCTGGTCGGCGCCCTCGCCGAGCTCTGCGCCTTCGGCATGGCCTGGTACAACGACGTGCTCGGCCAGTCCGTGCACACCGCCACCGTCGCCGCGATCGTCCTGATCGCCGGCATCGGCCACCTCAGCGCCACGCTGAGGCTCCGTCAGGAGCTCGCCCTCGCCGAGGCGCAGCTGGTCGCCGAGATCGCCCGCCGGGTCCTGCTGCGCTCCGTCCCCGAACGGGTCGGGCCGGTCCGCGCCGCCGTCCGCTACGCCGCCGCGGCCGCGCACGCCTCGATCGGCGGCGACCTGTACGAGGTGGTCAACACCCGGCACGGGGTGCGCGCCGTGATGGGCGACGTCCGCGGCAAGGGCCTCGCCGCCGTCGAGACCGCCGCCGCCGTGCTCGGCGCCTTCCGGGAGGCCGCCCACCAGGAGGCCGCCCTCGACAAGGTGGCCGGCTGGCTCGCCGTCAGCCTCGACCGGGCCCTGCACGAGAACGAGCACCCCGGCGTCGACGAGGAGTTCGTCACCCTGGTGCTGATCGGCGTCCGCCCCGACGGCGTGCTGGAGATCGCCAACTGCGGCCACCCGGCCCCCGTCCTGCTCCGCGGCGAGGACGCCCCGCTGCTGCTCGCCGCCGACGAGACCGTCCCCCCGCTGGGCGTCCTCGACCCCGCCGACGTGCGCCCGCCGCTCCAACTGGTGCAGGCCGAGCCCGGCGACCGCATCCTGCTCTACACCGACGGCGTCATCGAGGCCCGCGACCACCGCGGCGCCTTCTACCCCCTGACGGACCGTCTTCCGCTGCTCGCCGACGGCGGCCCCGTCGACGTGCTGCACCGCCTGCACGACGACGTGGTCCGCCACGTCGGCCACAAGCTCGGCGACGACGCCGCGATGCTGATGCTCCACTTCGACCCGGTCGTGCTCCCCGCGCAGGTGCTTCCCGGCAGGGCCCTTCCCGGCCCGGAGGAGCGGAGCTCCCAGGGGCCCGGGGAGCGGCGGGGGTTCGTGGCGTAG